The Peribacillus sp. FSL E2-0218 genome contains a region encoding:
- a CDS encoding FtsW/RodA/SpoVE family cell cycle protein, whose protein sequence is MEEQNKFSSRIDFSLVTILLLLCVGSCLAIYSAQTTGQYAENFLIKQIFWYIVGIGIVLGFITLDSDQLKKISWYAYGFGLFLLFLLILMPTTIVPNINGARSWFVIPGIGSIQPSEFMKVFLILALANVISNHHLKNTLKTIQTDFWLLIKIGIVTGAPLMLIMQQPDLGTGLVILSIMIGMIFISGISWKILLPIISGGIVVASTILYFVLWKPEILEKYLGVKTYQFGRIYSWLDPYNYASAEGYHLTKSLLAIGSGQTTGKGIGSREVYLPESHSDFIFSIIGEEFGFIGSSIIISLFFLLIYHITKTGMDTKNNFYTYLCVGVISMLTFHVFQNIGMTVGLLPITGIPLPFISYGGSSLMGNMMAMGLIFSIRYHYKKYMFSTDI, encoded by the coding sequence ATGGAAGAACAAAATAAATTTTCATCACGAATAGATTTTTCTTTAGTCACGATATTGCTGTTATTATGCGTTGGAAGCTGCTTAGCGATCTACAGTGCCCAAACGACTGGACAGTACGCGGAAAACTTTTTAATTAAACAAATTTTTTGGTATATAGTAGGAATTGGAATCGTTTTGGGTTTTATCACGCTTGATTCAGATCAGTTAAAAAAGATATCCTGGTATGCCTACGGCTTCGGATTGTTTTTGCTGTTTTTGCTGATCCTTATGCCAACCACCATCGTACCTAATATAAATGGTGCAAGAAGCTGGTTCGTCATTCCAGGAATCGGCTCGATTCAGCCCTCGGAATTCATGAAGGTTTTCCTGATTTTAGCCTTGGCGAATGTCATCTCGAACCATCATCTAAAAAACACGCTGAAAACCATTCAAACGGACTTTTGGCTGCTCATCAAGATTGGCATTGTCACCGGTGCCCCGCTCATGTTAATCATGCAACAGCCGGATTTGGGCACTGGACTTGTCATCCTGTCCATCATGATCGGCATGATTTTCATATCAGGGATATCCTGGAAAATCCTGCTGCCAATCATTTCAGGCGGGATCGTCGTCGCTTCGACCATCCTCTACTTTGTCCTTTGGAAGCCGGAGATCCTGGAAAAATACCTAGGGGTAAAAACCTATCAGTTTGGCCGGATCTATTCCTGGCTCGACCCATACAACTATGCGAGCGCGGAAGGGTATCACTTAACCAAGTCCTTATTGGCCATCGGCTCAGGCCAGACAACTGGAAAAGGCATCGGCTCAAGGGAAGTGTATCTGCCCGAGAGTCATTCCGATTTCATTTTCAGTATCATCGGTGAAGAATTTGGCTTCATCGGCTCAAGTATCATAATCTCCTTGTTCTTCCTATTGATATATCACATCACCAAGACGGGGATGGATACGAAAAATAACTTCTATACATATCTCTGTGTTGGAGTCATAAGCATGCTGACGTTCCACGTCTTTCAAAATATCGGCATGACGGTCGGCCTTTTACCGATTACCGGCATCCCGCTTCCATTCATCAGCTACGGAGGAAGCTCGCTAATGGGTAATATGATGGCCATGGGCTTGATATTCAGCATCCGGTATCACTATAAGAAGTACATGTTCTCAACCGACATTTAA
- a CDS encoding metal ABC transporter permease yields the protein MNDFWIILVGALVASSCSVLGCFLIVRKMTLIGDAISHSVLPGIVLAFLITGTRDSIPMLIGAAALGLLTVFLIQLFQSSGVQSDAAIGIVFTSLFAAGIVLVSLYTQQIDFDLEHVLYGEIAYTPWNTMTIGGMEAGPKAVWIVGSCFILNLILIFVFFKQFKLVSFDPALAAAMGIPVLLFHYLLMSLISMTTVASFDSVGSILVVGMLIIPAATAYLLSECLSGMIKVSIVIGVLSSVIGYYSATILDASISGCMVGAAASLFGLAFLFSPSHGLVSRLLKRRKSKGIHA from the coding sequence ATGAATGATTTTTGGATTATCTTAGTTGGAGCATTGGTGGCGAGCTCCTGCAGTGTTCTAGGTTGTTTTTTAATCGTGAGGAAAATGACTTTGATAGGTGATGCCATCAGTCATTCCGTGTTACCGGGAATCGTATTGGCCTTTTTGATAACCGGGACCCGTGACTCCATTCCGATGCTGATCGGGGCAGCGGCGCTAGGTTTGCTTACAGTATTCTTGATCCAGCTTTTCCAATCTTCCGGCGTTCAATCCGACGCGGCGATCGGCATCGTCTTCACTTCACTCTTCGCAGCGGGAATCGTACTGGTGAGCTTGTATACACAACAAATAGATTTTGACCTTGAGCACGTCCTGTATGGGGAAATCGCCTATACTCCGTGGAACACGATGACAATTGGCGGAATGGAGGCCGGGCCGAAAGCCGTTTGGATTGTGGGAAGCTGCTTTATCCTGAACCTCATCTTGATTTTCGTTTTCTTCAAACAGTTCAAGCTTGTATCCTTCGATCCTGCACTTGCCGCCGCCATGGGGATTCCGGTTCTGCTGTTTCATTATTTATTGATGAGCCTCATTTCTATGACTACCGTAGCTTCTTTTGATAGTGTAGGTTCGATTTTAGTGGTTGGAATGCTCATCATTCCCGCTGCGACGGCATATTTATTGTCAGAGTGTTTAAGCGGGATGATCAAAGTCAGTATCGTGATCGGCGTGTTAAGCTCCGTCATCGGTTACTACTCAGCTACCATTTTGGATGCCTCGATATCCGGATGTATGGTGGGCGCAGCCGCTTCCTTATTCGGATTGGCCTTTCTCTTTTCCCCTAGCCATGGATTGGTGAGCAGACTCCTGAAACGAAGGAAATCGAAGGGAATTCATGCTTAA
- a CDS encoding metal ABC transporter permease, whose translation MNVLDIITDPNTRWILLGTMFLGLSSGVIGSFAYLRKQSLLGDTLAHAALPGICVAFLLTGVKSTSFFLIGAALAGLVAVFLISVLTRYSKIKQDAALGIVLSSFFGFGIVMLTQIQQSEYGNQSGLDTFLFGQTASMVMSDVYMMMTVSFILIVTCTLFFKEFKLLSFDPGFAKGMGLPVVFLDYFIMMLIVAAVVIGIQAVGVVLMASLLITPAVSARYWTERLHIMVILSGIFGMLSGVSGTLISTSVNNLPTGPLIVLSATAWFFFSMLFAPKRGVLSSVWRRVSLKKNYSLEQDRRKGRHTS comes from the coding sequence ATGAATGTACTGGATATCATCACTGATCCAAATACGAGATGGATTTTGCTTGGCACGATGTTCCTCGGGTTAAGCAGTGGGGTCATCGGAAGCTTTGCATATCTCAGAAAGCAGTCTTTGCTTGGAGACACGCTGGCGCATGCAGCGTTGCCCGGCATCTGCGTCGCTTTTCTGCTGACTGGGGTGAAATCGACTTCCTTCTTTCTTATTGGTGCGGCATTGGCAGGTTTAGTGGCTGTTTTTTTGATAAGTGTACTCACGAGGTACAGTAAGATTAAGCAGGATGCGGCTTTGGGAATCGTGTTATCCTCCTTCTTTGGCTTTGGGATCGTCATGCTCACGCAAATCCAGCAGAGCGAGTATGGAAACCAGAGCGGGCTGGATACGTTCCTGTTCGGGCAGACGGCCTCGATGGTCATGTCCGATGTATATATGATGATGACGGTTTCCTTTATACTAATTGTCACTTGTACGTTGTTTTTTAAAGAATTCAAATTACTATCCTTTGACCCAGGGTTTGCCAAAGGAATGGGATTACCGGTCGTTTTCCTTGATTATTTCATCATGATGCTGATTGTGGCAGCTGTCGTGATCGGCATCCAAGCCGTCGGTGTCGTATTGATGGCATCCTTACTGATCACACCTGCAGTTTCCGCCAGATATTGGACCGAGCGCCTGCATATCATGGTCATCCTGTCCGGAATATTCGGAATGCTGAGCGGTGTGTCAGGCACGCTTATCAGCACGTCCGTCAATAATTTGCCGACAGGCCCGTTGATCGTCTTATCGGCGACTGCATGGTTTTTCTTTTCCATGCTTTTTGCACCTAAACGTGGAGTGCTTTCATCTGTATGGAGAAGGGTATCCTTGAAAAAGAATTATTCCCTCGAACAGGATAGAAGGAAAGGGAGACATACATCATGA
- a CDS encoding metal ABC transporter ATP-binding protein codes for MEQAALKVENLTIAYHKKPVVEDVSFEVPEGNLIGIIGPNGAGKSTLIKGILELVPKLSGDITIKGSTYKSMRKSIGYVPQRESVDWDFPTNALDVVMMGRYGHLGWLKRPGKAERQKAMECLDKVGMTEYANRQISQLSGGQQQRIFLARALAQEADIYFMDEPFVGVDAATEKAIIQLLMELKEKGKTVLVVHHDLSTVKEYFDWTMLLNKRLMKIGPTGEVFIPEYLQETYGGRLAILPDAKSGLLLK; via the coding sequence ATGGAGCAAGCGGCTTTGAAGGTTGAGAATTTAACGATCGCTTATCATAAAAAACCGGTTGTGGAGGATGTCTCATTCGAGGTGCCGGAAGGGAATTTAATCGGTATCATCGGCCCTAACGGAGCAGGGAAATCGACTTTGATCAAGGGGATACTCGAATTGGTTCCGAAATTATCCGGAGACATCACAATCAAGGGCTCTACGTATAAGTCGATGAGAAAGAGCATCGGCTATGTACCGCAGCGGGAATCAGTGGATTGGGATTTTCCGACCAATGCCCTCGATGTCGTGATGATGGGGAGATATGGCCACCTTGGCTGGCTGAAGCGTCCTGGCAAGGCTGAACGGCAAAAGGCGATGGAATGCCTCGATAAGGTGGGTATGACCGAATATGCCAACCGTCAGATCAGCCAGCTCTCGGGCGGACAGCAGCAGCGGATTTTCCTGGCTCGTGCGTTGGCCCAGGAAGCGGATATCTACTTTATGGATGAACCGTTCGTGGGGGTCGATGCAGCAACCGAGAAAGCAATCATCCAATTGCTGATGGAATTGAAGGAAAAAGGAAAAACGGTTCTAGTCGTGCACCATGATCTATCGACAGTCAAGGAATATTTCGACTGGACGATGCTATTGAATAAAAGATTGATGAAAATTGGCCCGACTGGAGAAGTGTTCATTCCCGAATATTTGCAGGAAACCTATGGAGGCCGCTTAGCGATATTGCCAGATGCAAAGTCAGGCTTGTTATTGAAATGA
- a CDS encoding zinc ABC transporter substrate-binding protein, giving the protein MGFLKTIGGVLAAVLILTGCGNDTAKQDKGNGKLKVVATTGMIGDLAENIGGKHVEVTSLMGPGVDPHLYKATQGDVKTLDSADMIFYNGVHLEGKMTDIFEMMGKNKPTIAVTEDFKENQLRKVSATEHDPHVWFDVKLWIVAAGAVKKELIANDPDHEADYLSHYEKYVSQLEELDRYVQDEINKIPEDQRVLVTAHDAFGYFGQSYGLDVRGLQGINTLSEYGSKDVTDMRNYLVKNEIKAIFIESSVPRKAIEAVIQGAAKQGHSVKIGGELFSDAMGEKGTEEGTYIGMVRHNTDTIVHALK; this is encoded by the coding sequence ATGGGGTTTCTAAAAACGATCGGAGGGGTGCTTGCTGCAGTGCTGATCTTAACAGGATGCGGCAATGACACGGCCAAACAGGATAAAGGCAATGGCAAGTTGAAGGTCGTCGCCACAACAGGAATGATTGGGGACTTGGCTGAGAATATCGGCGGCAAACATGTTGAGGTCACTAGTTTAATGGGACCAGGTGTCGATCCCCATCTATATAAGGCGACTCAAGGTGATGTGAAGACTCTGGATTCGGCCGATATGATTTTTTATAACGGAGTCCATCTGGAGGGGAAGATGACCGATATTTTTGAAATGATGGGCAAGAATAAACCGACGATCGCCGTAACGGAGGATTTTAAGGAAAACCAGCTTCGTAAAGTAAGTGCAACGGAACATGATCCCCATGTTTGGTTTGATGTGAAGCTATGGATCGTTGCTGCAGGGGCGGTGAAGAAGGAATTGATTGCCAATGACCCAGATCATGAAGCGGACTATCTCTCGCATTATGAAAAATATGTTTCGCAGTTGGAGGAGCTGGATCGGTACGTTCAGGACGAAATAAATAAAATTCCGGAAGACCAACGGGTGCTTGTTACAGCGCATGATGCCTTCGGTTACTTCGGGCAGTCATATGGTTTGGACGTAAGGGGGCTTCAGGGAATCAACACATTGTCGGAATATGGATCAAAAGATGTGACGGATATGCGGAATTACCTGGTGAAGAACGAAATAAAAGCGATTTTCATAGAGTCCAGCGTTCCGAGGAAGGCGATAGAGGCTGTCATTCAAGGAGCTGCCAAGCAGGGCCATAGCGTGAAAATCGGCGGTGAATTATTCTCGGATGCGATGGGTGAAAAAGGTACGGAGGAAGGAACCTATATAGGAATGGTCCGTCATAATACAGACACGATCGTCCATGCTTTGAAATAA
- a CDS encoding LacI family DNA-binding transcriptional regulator, with translation MTNIKEIAQFAGVSVSTVSRVLNNHPYVSPDKRESVLQAIERLNYTRNINAIHLSKGKTNLLGIILPFTNHPYYGAIVNGITKQANAIGYHIVIFQTHYEREKEIQALNMLQMKQLDGIIICSRISEMKVLLSYQKYGPIILCEDTAQAELSSISIDHYAAFSCALEYVIAKGYTKIGYSLGRKKSRNSYLRTKAFNDIMTKHQLMNNQEWLFEGSYHIKDGVQLFQQWSSLPNKPEAIIITNDDTAAGFILTANKSGIRVPEDVAILGFNNDSLSEMLDISTISLPLEWIGKMAVDLFENPGIIKHVKLDYALIKRKTV, from the coding sequence ATGACAAATATAAAAGAAATTGCCCAATTTGCCGGTGTATCCGTCTCAACGGTATCTCGTGTATTGAATAATCATCCGTATGTTAGCCCAGATAAAAGAGAAAGTGTCTTACAAGCGATTGAACGATTGAATTATACGCGAAATATCAATGCCATTCATCTTTCAAAGGGGAAAACGAACCTTTTGGGCATCATTCTCCCCTTCACCAATCATCCGTATTACGGGGCTATCGTGAATGGAATCACGAAGCAGGCGAATGCAATCGGATACCATATCGTCATCTTTCAAACCCATTATGAAAGAGAGAAGGAAATTCAAGCCTTGAATATGCTGCAAATGAAGCAACTTGATGGTATTATCATCTGCTCCCGGATTTCGGAAATGAAAGTCCTCCTAAGTTATCAAAAATACGGACCGATTATCTTATGCGAAGATACGGCTCAGGCTGAATTGTCATCCATCAGCATCGACCATTATGCAGCCTTTTCCTGTGCACTTGAATACGTGATCGCTAAAGGATATACGAAGATCGGCTACAGTCTCGGCCGTAAAAAAAGCAGGAACAGTTATCTTCGGACAAAGGCCTTCAACGACATCATGACCAAGCACCAGCTTATGAACAATCAAGAGTGGCTATTCGAGGGCAGTTACCATATCAAGGACGGGGTCCAGCTGTTCCAGCAATGGAGTTCGCTGCCAAACAAGCCGGAGGCCATCATCATCACGAATGATGACACGGCGGCCGGATTCATCCTTACCGCCAATAAATCCGGCATAAGGGTGCCTGAAGATGTAGCCATCCTCGGCTTCAATAATGATAGCCTCAGTGAGATGCTCGATATCTCGACCATTTCCTTACCCCTGGAGTGGATCGGAAAAATGGCGGTGGATTTATTCGAGAATCCCGGTATCATTAAACATGTGAAACTGGACTACGCCCTTATTAAAAGAAAGACCGTGTAA
- a CDS encoding amino acid permease encodes MSNSQPTSSPTELKRSLKARHLMMISLGGTIGTGLFLASGGAIHSAGPGGALVAYAVIGIMVYYLMTSLAEMAAYMPVAGSFRVYASKFVDPSFGFAIGWNYWYNWAITIAAELAAVVLIMKFWFPDTPSFIWSAIALIMMFLINYMSVKGFGEAEFWFAMIKVVTVIIFLITGVLIILGIMGGKDPIGFSNFTMGEGPFNGGFFTILGVFMAAGFSFQGTELLGVTAGESEDPEKNIPKAIRSVFWRIILFYILAIFVIGMIIPFTDSRLLSEDVAVSPFTLVFERAGLAFAASIMNAIILSSVLSAGNSGMYASTRMLWDLARDGKAPKFLGKLDKRGVPVNALIVTALVGCLAFLASFFGDGVVYIWLLNASGMAGFVTWVGIAIAHYRFRKAYSAQGLDLNALPYRAKGFPFGPIFALVLCIIIIIGQGYQAFTSDGIDWNSMFVSYIGLFLFFALWLGYKWKHKTKVIPLEECDLKTK; translated from the coding sequence TTGTCAAATTCTCAGCCAACATCAAGCCCCACTGAATTGAAAAGGAGCCTGAAAGCGCGGCACTTAATGATGATTTCATTAGGTGGCACGATTGGAACAGGTTTATTCTTAGCAAGCGGCGGCGCCATCCATTCGGCCGGTCCCGGCGGTGCCCTTGTGGCATATGCAGTCATCGGCATCATGGTTTATTACTTAATGACAAGTCTTGCAGAAATGGCAGCATACATGCCAGTGGCCGGTTCGTTCCGTGTCTATGCATCCAAATTCGTCGATCCTTCCTTCGGTTTTGCAATCGGTTGGAACTATTGGTATAACTGGGCAATCACCATTGCTGCCGAATTGGCAGCCGTTGTCCTGATCATGAAGTTCTGGTTTCCTGATACGCCTTCGTTTATCTGGAGTGCCATTGCCCTGATCATGATGTTCCTTATCAACTACATGTCCGTTAAAGGTTTTGGCGAAGCCGAATTCTGGTTTGCCATGATCAAAGTCGTAACAGTGATCATCTTCCTGATCACAGGTGTTCTGATCATTCTTGGAATCATGGGCGGCAAGGACCCCATCGGTTTCTCCAACTTCACGATGGGCGAGGGGCCCTTTAATGGAGGCTTTTTCACGATTTTAGGCGTTTTCATGGCTGCCGGTTTTTCATTCCAGGGCACGGAATTGCTTGGAGTGACGGCGGGAGAAAGCGAAGATCCGGAAAAAAACATTCCCAAAGCGATCAGATCCGTTTTCTGGCGGATTATCTTATTCTACATCCTTGCCATTTTCGTCATTGGCATGATCATTCCGTTTACGGATTCACGTCTGCTTAGTGAAGATGTTGCCGTCAGTCCTTTCACGCTAGTCTTCGAGCGTGCCGGTCTTGCCTTTGCAGCCTCCATCATGAACGCGATCATCTTATCATCCGTACTTTCTGCCGGTAACTCTGGCATGTATGCCTCAACCCGTATGCTCTGGGACTTGGCACGTGACGGGAAAGCGCCGAAATTCCTTGGCAAGCTGGATAAACGGGGAGTTCCGGTCAATGCACTTATCGTCACTGCTTTAGTTGGCTGCCTTGCATTCCTTGCTTCATTTTTCGGGGATGGCGTCGTGTATATCTGGTTATTGAATGCTTCCGGCATGGCCGGCTTCGTTACCTGGGTAGGGATCGCGATTGCCCACTATCGGTTCCGCAAAGCATATTCAGCCCAAGGGCTTGACTTGAATGCATTGCCGTATAGGGCCAAAGGATTCCCATTCGGTCCCATCTTTGCACTTGTTCTATGCATCATCATTATCATTGGACAAGGCTACCAAGCCTTCACAAGCGACGGGATCGACTGGAATTCCATGTTCGTATCCTACATCGGCTTGTTTTTATTCTTCGCCCTATGGTTGGGTTATAAATGGAAGCATAAAACGAAAGTCATTCCCCTTGAGGAATGCGATCTTAAAACGAAATGA
- a CDS encoding Ger(x)C family spore germination protein: MNFKLLLIASCCIILSACGVEKQILEDILIAEIVGYDDAGEDKIKSTVVVSVPQPGEEADLGKEVYEAISHDINATRQQENAKTPFPIVGGRLTVILYGDELARRGLNDYVDTYRRDPMVGRDLFLAIVDGKAEDVVRMEPKMVRTPGVQVKELIEQNMRTNLTDVDLHKYLYASHGNGIDPVMPLLEKADDQIIVKGIALFKRDQYIGKYIPYEDGFLFKILSENFKLGSYEIKWKENDYTTIDNVESRVRYRITNANRNPKARIEVELKANLLEVQGFDLNKPVDVNKIEAKAERILGKKLNEMVTMFQRYNIDPLALGDHAKSKTRNFNRKHWEEVYPHIPIEVDLNIEMIQTGISE; this comes from the coding sequence ATGAACTTCAAATTGCTCTTGATTGCATCATGCTGCATCATACTGTCGGCGTGCGGAGTGGAAAAGCAAATATTGGAGGATATTTTAATCGCTGAAATCGTCGGCTATGACGATGCTGGTGAGGATAAAATCAAAAGTACAGTCGTTGTCAGTGTGCCCCAGCCAGGAGAGGAAGCGGATCTAGGGAAAGAGGTATATGAAGCGATTTCCCATGATATAAACGCCACTCGGCAGCAAGAAAATGCCAAAACGCCATTTCCCATCGTCGGCGGGAGACTGACAGTCATCCTGTACGGTGATGAATTGGCTAGAAGAGGGCTGAATGATTATGTAGATACATATCGGCGTGACCCGATGGTGGGAAGGGACCTGTTTTTGGCGATCGTTGATGGCAAAGCGGAGGATGTCGTAAGGATGGAGCCGAAAATGGTCAGGACTCCAGGCGTTCAAGTAAAAGAGTTGATCGAACAGAATATGAGGACGAATTTGACTGATGTAGATTTACATAAGTATTTATATGCAAGTCATGGTAACGGCATCGATCCGGTCATGCCCTTATTGGAAAAGGCGGACGACCAAATAATCGTGAAAGGGATCGCCCTGTTTAAAAGGGATCAATATATTGGCAAATACATTCCTTATGAGGACGGTTTTTTATTCAAGATCCTTAGTGAAAATTTTAAATTGGGGAGTTATGAAATTAAATGGAAGGAAAATGATTATACAACTATCGATAATGTGGAATCACGTGTCCGTTATCGCATCACGAATGCCAATCGGAACCCGAAGGCCAGGATTGAAGTGGAATTGAAAGCAAATCTGCTGGAGGTTCAAGGCTTCGACTTGAACAAACCCGTCGACGTGAACAAGATAGAAGCCAAAGCGGAACGTATCCTCGGTAAGAAACTGAATGAGATGGTGACCATGTTTCAAAGGTATAATATAGATCCGCTGGCACTCGGTGATCATGCTAAAAGTAAAACGAGGAATTTCAATCGTAAACATTGGGAAGAGGTGTACCCTCATATTCCGATCGAAGTGGATTTGAATATCGAAATGATTCAAACGGGAATCTCGGAATGA
- a CDS encoding GerAB/ArcD/ProY family transporter, protein MEIKPNETKLISTFFVFFLMPGMQIGVGVLGFERFIAKEAGQDAWISIIISGLTINILVWMCYKMLGRGTQTLDLVAIHHDLFGKWAGNAFNIIFILYFTAITIIIVRTYLEVIQVWMFPGVNILMLLSIILILVYSFVVGGFRVITGLCLIGLVITSPLILLNYFPLKHAHIENLGPVFDHSFLEIMKACKNMTLNYLGFELLLIYYPFIKKRDHSQKWAHLGVLFTMAVYLNSFIVSIAYYHRDQLKDVIWATLTLWKIADLPFIERFEYIGVSLWLFMVLPNICLGIWAASRTAKRAFGVRQRKLLVMFLLVILVACLFLDNRHKIDLFNTISSRIGFYIIYVYLPLLFLSQTIVYKVRGHKP, encoded by the coding sequence ATGGAAATCAAACCAAATGAAACGAAGCTGATATCAACATTTTTTGTTTTCTTCCTTATGCCAGGCATGCAGATTGGCGTAGGGGTTTTGGGATTCGAACGGTTCATCGCGAAAGAGGCTGGCCAGGACGCATGGATTTCGATCATCATTTCAGGATTGACCATCAATATCCTGGTTTGGATGTGCTATAAGATGCTGGGCAGAGGTACACAAACGCTAGATTTGGTTGCCATCCATCACGATTTGTTTGGGAAGTGGGCAGGAAATGCCTTCAATATTATTTTCATCCTCTACTTTACCGCCATTACCATCATCATTGTCAGGACGTATTTGGAGGTGATTCAGGTTTGGATGTTCCCAGGGGTGAATATCCTCATGCTTTTAAGCATCATCCTGATACTCGTGTATAGCTTTGTTGTGGGAGGGTTCAGGGTCATTACCGGTTTATGTTTGATCGGACTCGTAATCACTTCGCCCTTAATCCTTTTGAACTATTTTCCGTTAAAACACGCCCATATTGAAAATTTGGGTCCCGTTTTTGATCATTCCTTTTTGGAAATCATGAAGGCCTGCAAGAATATGACGTTGAATTATCTTGGGTTTGAATTACTCCTGATTTATTATCCATTCATCAAAAAGCGTGACCATTCGCAAAAGTGGGCGCATTTAGGGGTGCTGTTCACCATGGCGGTATATCTAAACTCCTTTATCGTTTCCATTGCCTACTACCATCGGGATCAGCTGAAGGATGTCATTTGGGCAACCTTGACCTTATGGAAAATCGCCGACCTTCCGTTCATTGAGAGGTTTGAATACATCGGCGTTTCTCTATGGCTGTTCATGGTGCTGCCGAATATTTGCCTAGGAATCTGGGCAGCAAGCAGGACGGCAAAAAGGGCATTCGGGGTTAGGCAGAGGAAGTTGTTGGTTATGTTTTTGCTCGTCATTTTAGTTGCCTGCCTTTTCTTGGATAACCGTCATAAGATCGACTTGTTCAACACGATCAGTTCACGTATAGGATTTTATATCATTTATGTGTATCTTCCGCTTTTATTCTTATCACAGACGATCGTTTATAAAGTAAGGGGCCATAAACCATGA